One region of Glycine max cultivar Williams 82 chromosome 9, Glycine_max_v4.0, whole genome shotgun sequence genomic DNA includes:
- the LOC100783978 gene encoding putative uncharacterized protein DDB_G0288537 isoform X2 — protein sequence MSGKGGGKALSATIPASSRKMVQSLKEIVSNFPDHEIYATLKDCNMDPNEAVSRLLSQDPFHEVKSKREKKKEIKDPTESRSRGSGTNNTSSRGGGRAGTDRNGGRGGANQFGSSDYGLQGKPVYKKENGAPTYGGSTSSAPSVLGNNANMRPASYSDSVVTEKTYAFSIGDGPSSSSQRAGVQSAWAGNTGQVSMADIVKMGRPQARPSMHNSSIQSGNHQNVFMPPAASDNNLHSSQGYASKVSETNTNQGHAISDNVPQNDEWPCIENQHDVRVYADVDAHANSECYANSSSFAEADWQQKTHLDEHGAEDGSVENADNAESASISAKSTSEDNTGAEDDVSSVAANIEQLNIQRDDQGTAQEDDNPSVVIPNHLQLHTPECMNLSFGSFGSANPLSGSGSFTSRPLKSNLEDTSGAADASTIENSDTRNPDYYGDEHLTTTTSDGNLVQGTGVSAGTYEHTSISQEALKPEPPEIAQENQYSFPSHSHGFNYENAQQPEVTFPVSQTSSQNQNLAPFSGVMAHTNSLPSALLSSPVQTAREDIPYLPFPATQSMPTKYSDIASSIGGSTITMSEALRASGISAPQPNAQTLSGAGVATGPTHPQHLAMHPYSQPSLPLGHFANMISYPFLPQSYTYMPSAFQQTFAGNNTYPQSLAAVLPQYKNNVSASSLPQSAAIPPGYGFGSSTSIPGGNFSLNPPAAPTGTTIGYEDVINSQFKDNNHMMSLQQNENSPMWVQGPGSRTMSAVPPSNYYNLQGQNQQQPGGFRQRHQQQQQQQQQPPLQHFGPLGYPNFYQSQTGISLEQQPQNPREASLGGPQSQPSKQSQQIWQNSY from the exons ATGAGTGGGAAGGGCGGTGGCAAGGCGCTGTCGGCGACGATTCCAGCGTCGTCGCGGAAGATGGTTCAGAGCTTGAaggagattgtctccaatttcCCCGACCATGAGATCTACGCCACGCTCAAAGACTGTAACATGGACCCTAACGAAGCTGTTAGTCGTCTCCTCTCACAAg ATCCTTTTCATGAGGTGAAGAGCAagcgagaaaagaaaaaagag ATTAAGGACCCAACAGAATCCAGGTCTCGTGGGAGTGGGACAAACAACACATCCAGTCGTGGCGGTGGTAGGGCTGGCACAGATCGTAATGGTGGACGTGGTGGTGCCAACCAATTCGGCAGCAGTG ATTATGGTCTGCAGGGGAAGCCTGTATACAAGAAGGAAAATGGGGCACCCACTTATGGAGGGTCTACATCCTCTGCACCTAGTGTGCTGGGAAACAATGCGAACATGAGACCGGCATCCTACAG TGATTCTGTGGTTACTGAAAAAACATACGCATTCAGCATCGGTGATGGACCATCTTCATCATCACAACGTGCTGGAGTGCAATCTGCATGGGCAGGGAATACGGGCCAAGTATCAATGGCCGACATTGTCAAGATGGGTAGGCCACAGGCCAGGCCATCCATGCATAATTCTTCCATCCAGAGTGGTAATCATCAGAATGTCTTCATGCCTCCAGCAGCTTCAGATAACAACTTGCATTCATCGCAAGGTtatgcttccaaagtttcagaAACAAATACTAATCAAGGCCATGCCATTAGCGACAATGTTCCACAGAATGATGAATGGCCTTGTATTGAGAACCAACATGATGTTAGAGTATATGCAGATGTTGATGCCCATGCAAATTCTGAGTGCTATGCAAACTCGTCAAGCTTTGCTGAAGCTGATTGGCAGCAGAAAACTCACTTGGATGAACATGGAGCTGAAGATGGTTCCGTTGAGAATGCAGACAATGCTGAATCTGCTTCTATATCCGCTAAAAGTACTTCAGAGGATAACACAGGAG CTGAAGATGATGTTTCATCAGTTGCTGCAAACATAGAGCAGCTAAATATACAGAGAGATGATCAGGGGACAGCACAAGAAGATGACAATCCTTCTGTAGTAATTCCAAATCACCTACAACTCCATACTCCAGAATGCATGAATTTGAGCTTTGGAAGTTTTGGATCTGCAAACCCCCTTTCTGGATCTGGGTCATTTACATCTAGGCCTTTGAAAAGTAACTTGGAGGATACATCTGGTGCAGCGGATGCTTCAACAATTGAAAACTCAGACACTAG AAATCCTGACTATTATGGGGATGAGCATCTTACTACTACTACCTCAGATGGAAATTTAGTTCAAGGAACTGGTGTGAGTGCTGGGACCTATGAACATACTTCCATTTCACAAGAGGCTTTAAAACCCGAACCCCCTGAAATTGCTCAGGAAAATCAGTATTCATTTCCATCACATTCTCATggatttaattatgaaaatgcCCAACAGCCGGAGGTCACATTTCCTGTTTCACAGACCAGCTCACAGAATCAGAATCTTGCTCCCTTCTCTGGTGTAATG GCACATACAAATTCTTTGCCCAGTGCTCTGTTGTCTTCACCAGTTCAAACAGCAAGAGAAGATATCCCATACTTACCCTTCCCTGCAACACAATCGATGCCTACAAAATATAGTGACATTGCTTCTTCAATTGGTGGTTCCACCATAACCATGTCAGAG GCTCTAAGAGCTAGCGGCATTTCTGCACCTCAACCTAATGCACAAACCCTGTCTGGTGCAGGTGTTGCCACTGGACCCACACATCCTCAGCACCTTGCTATGCATCCCTACTCCCAACCTAGTCTTCCTCTGGGACATTTTGCTAACATGATTAGCTATCCATTCTTGCCTCAGAGCTATACCTATATGCCATCAGCTTTTCAGCAGACTTTTGCTGGAAATAACACGTATCCCCAATCTCTGGCAGCAGTGCTTCCAcagtataaaaataatgtttctgCCAGCAGTTTGCCTCAGTCTGCTGCTATTCCTCCTGGATATGGCTTTGGCAGTTCAACAAGCATTCCTGGAggaaatttttctttgaatccGCCTGCTGCTCCTACTGGGACAACCATTGGATATGAGGATGTTATAAACTCCCAGTTTAAGGACAACAATCATATGATGTCACTACAGCAG AACGAGAATTCTCCCATGTGGGTTCAGGGCCCTGGCTCTCGAACAATGTCTGCAGTTCCTCCCAGCAACTATTATAACTTGCAGGGACAGAATCAACAACAACCAGGTGGATTTCGGCAAAggcatcagcagcagcagcagcagcagcagcagccgCCTTTACAGCATTTTGGACCCCTTGGGTACCCTAATTTCTACCAATCTCAGACTGGCATTTCTCTGGAACAGCAGCCACAAAATCCTCGGGAAGCATCCTTGGGTGGTCCGCAAAGCCAACCATCCAAGCAGTCCCAACAAATATGGCAAAACAGCTACTAA
- the LOC100783978 gene encoding putative uncharacterized protein DDB_G0288537 isoform X1 gives MSGKGGGKALSATIPASSRKMVQSLKEIVSNFPDHEIYATLKDCNMDPNEAVSRLLSQDPFHEVKSKREKKKEIKDPTESRSRGSGTNNTSSRGGGRAGTDRNGGRGGANQFGSSDYGLQGKPVYKKENGAPTYGGSTSSAPSVLGNNANMRPASYSDSVVTEKTYAFSIGDGPSSSSQRAGVQSAWAGNTGQVSMADIVKMGRPQARPSMHNSSIQSGNHQNVFMPPAASDNNLHSSQGYASKVSETNTNQGHAISDNVPQNDEWPCIENQHDVRVYADVDAHANSECYANSSSFAEADWQQKTHLDEHGAEDGSVENADNAESASISAKSTSEDNTGAEDDVSSVAANIEQLNIQRDDQGTAQEDDNPSVVIPNHLQLHTPECMNLSFGSFGSANPLSGSGSFTSRPLKSNLEDTSGAADASTIENSDTRNPDYYGDEHLTTTTSDGNLVQGTGVSAGTYEHTSISQEALKPEPPEIAQENQYSFPSHSHGFNYENAQQPEVTFPVSQTSSQNQNLAPFSGVMQAHTNSLPSALLSSPVQTAREDIPYLPFPATQSMPTKYSDIASSIGGSTITMSEALRASGISAPQPNAQTLSGAGVATGPTHPQHLAMHPYSQPSLPLGHFANMISYPFLPQSYTYMPSAFQQTFAGNNTYPQSLAAVLPQYKNNVSASSLPQSAAIPPGYGFGSSTSIPGGNFSLNPPAAPTGTTIGYEDVINSQFKDNNHMMSLQQNENSPMWVQGPGSRTMSAVPPSNYYNLQGQNQQQPGGFRQRHQQQQQQQQQPPLQHFGPLGYPNFYQSQTGISLEQQPQNPREASLGGPQSQPSKQSQQIWQNSY, from the exons ATGAGTGGGAAGGGCGGTGGCAAGGCGCTGTCGGCGACGATTCCAGCGTCGTCGCGGAAGATGGTTCAGAGCTTGAaggagattgtctccaatttcCCCGACCATGAGATCTACGCCACGCTCAAAGACTGTAACATGGACCCTAACGAAGCTGTTAGTCGTCTCCTCTCACAAg ATCCTTTTCATGAGGTGAAGAGCAagcgagaaaagaaaaaagag ATTAAGGACCCAACAGAATCCAGGTCTCGTGGGAGTGGGACAAACAACACATCCAGTCGTGGCGGTGGTAGGGCTGGCACAGATCGTAATGGTGGACGTGGTGGTGCCAACCAATTCGGCAGCAGTG ATTATGGTCTGCAGGGGAAGCCTGTATACAAGAAGGAAAATGGGGCACCCACTTATGGAGGGTCTACATCCTCTGCACCTAGTGTGCTGGGAAACAATGCGAACATGAGACCGGCATCCTACAG TGATTCTGTGGTTACTGAAAAAACATACGCATTCAGCATCGGTGATGGACCATCTTCATCATCACAACGTGCTGGAGTGCAATCTGCATGGGCAGGGAATACGGGCCAAGTATCAATGGCCGACATTGTCAAGATGGGTAGGCCACAGGCCAGGCCATCCATGCATAATTCTTCCATCCAGAGTGGTAATCATCAGAATGTCTTCATGCCTCCAGCAGCTTCAGATAACAACTTGCATTCATCGCAAGGTtatgcttccaaagtttcagaAACAAATACTAATCAAGGCCATGCCATTAGCGACAATGTTCCACAGAATGATGAATGGCCTTGTATTGAGAACCAACATGATGTTAGAGTATATGCAGATGTTGATGCCCATGCAAATTCTGAGTGCTATGCAAACTCGTCAAGCTTTGCTGAAGCTGATTGGCAGCAGAAAACTCACTTGGATGAACATGGAGCTGAAGATGGTTCCGTTGAGAATGCAGACAATGCTGAATCTGCTTCTATATCCGCTAAAAGTACTTCAGAGGATAACACAGGAG CTGAAGATGATGTTTCATCAGTTGCTGCAAACATAGAGCAGCTAAATATACAGAGAGATGATCAGGGGACAGCACAAGAAGATGACAATCCTTCTGTAGTAATTCCAAATCACCTACAACTCCATACTCCAGAATGCATGAATTTGAGCTTTGGAAGTTTTGGATCTGCAAACCCCCTTTCTGGATCTGGGTCATTTACATCTAGGCCTTTGAAAAGTAACTTGGAGGATACATCTGGTGCAGCGGATGCTTCAACAATTGAAAACTCAGACACTAG AAATCCTGACTATTATGGGGATGAGCATCTTACTACTACTACCTCAGATGGAAATTTAGTTCAAGGAACTGGTGTGAGTGCTGGGACCTATGAACATACTTCCATTTCACAAGAGGCTTTAAAACCCGAACCCCCTGAAATTGCTCAGGAAAATCAGTATTCATTTCCATCACATTCTCATggatttaattatgaaaatgcCCAACAGCCGGAGGTCACATTTCCTGTTTCACAGACCAGCTCACAGAATCAGAATCTTGCTCCCTTCTCTGGTGTAATG CAGGCACATACAAATTCTTTGCCCAGTGCTCTGTTGTCTTCACCAGTTCAAACAGCAAGAGAAGATATCCCATACTTACCCTTCCCTGCAACACAATCGATGCCTACAAAATATAGTGACATTGCTTCTTCAATTGGTGGTTCCACCATAACCATGTCAGAG GCTCTAAGAGCTAGCGGCATTTCTGCACCTCAACCTAATGCACAAACCCTGTCTGGTGCAGGTGTTGCCACTGGACCCACACATCCTCAGCACCTTGCTATGCATCCCTACTCCCAACCTAGTCTTCCTCTGGGACATTTTGCTAACATGATTAGCTATCCATTCTTGCCTCAGAGCTATACCTATATGCCATCAGCTTTTCAGCAGACTTTTGCTGGAAATAACACGTATCCCCAATCTCTGGCAGCAGTGCTTCCAcagtataaaaataatgtttctgCCAGCAGTTTGCCTCAGTCTGCTGCTATTCCTCCTGGATATGGCTTTGGCAGTTCAACAAGCATTCCTGGAggaaatttttctttgaatccGCCTGCTGCTCCTACTGGGACAACCATTGGATATGAGGATGTTATAAACTCCCAGTTTAAGGACAACAATCATATGATGTCACTACAGCAG AACGAGAATTCTCCCATGTGGGTTCAGGGCCCTGGCTCTCGAACAATGTCTGCAGTTCCTCCCAGCAACTATTATAACTTGCAGGGACAGAATCAACAACAACCAGGTGGATTTCGGCAAAggcatcagcagcagcagcagcagcagcagcagccgCCTTTACAGCATTTTGGACCCCTTGGGTACCCTAATTTCTACCAATCTCAGACTGGCATTTCTCTGGAACAGCAGCCACAAAATCCTCGGGAAGCATCCTTGGGTGGTCCGCAAAGCCAACCATCCAAGCAGTCCCAACAAATATGGCAAAACAGCTACTAA
- the LOC100527022 gene encoding Coatomer subunit zeta-2-like, whose translation MSHETCPSVKNVLLLDSDGKRVAVKYFSEDWATNSAKENFEKVVFNKTQKTNARTEAEIAMFENNIVVYKFVQDLHFFVTGGDYENELILATVLQAFFDSVGLLLRGNVDKKEALENLDLILLCIDEIVDGGIILETDPNVIAGKVASNSIDSGAPLSEQTLSQALATAREHLARSLLK comes from the exons ATGTCTCAT GAGACATGCCCTTCCGTAAAGAACGTCCTTCTTTTGGATTCTGATGGGAAACGTGTCGCAGTCAAATACTTCTCTGAAGACTGGGCAACGAATAGTGCCaaggaaaattttgagaaagttGTCTTCAACAAGACTCAGAAGACCAATGCCCGCACAGAAG CGGAAATAGCAATGTTTGAGAATAACATTGTTGTTTACAAGTTTGTCCAAGATCTTCACTTCTTTGTTACCGGTGGTGATTATGAAAATGAGCTTATCTTAGCCACAGTTCTGCAGGCATTTTTTGATTCTGTGGGCCTTCTGCTCAG AGGCAATGTGGACAAGAAGGAAGCACTAGAGAACTTGGATCTCATTCTATTGTGCATAGATGAAATTGTTGATGGCGG TATCATTCTTGAAACTGATCCAAATGTTATAGCGGGGAAAGTTGCTAGTAATAGTATAGATTCTGGAGCTCCTTTGTCTGAACAG ACACTAAGTCAAGCATTGGCCACAGCCAGGGAACATCTTGCAAGGTCCCTTCTTAAATGA
- the LOC100783441 gene encoding uncharacterized protein isoform X2 encodes MRLFRKSIFGAADEIELKFMNRRNHEDLNLFILILNLEIRKLSTQVIRVKWSLHARNEIVFELLQHLKGNGARNLLEGIKKSTREMIEEQEAVHGRQKPSSNP; translated from the exons ATGAG GTTATTCCGTAAATCTATATTTGGGGCAGCAGATGAGATTGAATTGAAGTTTATGAACAG GAGAAACCATGAAGATTTGAATCTTTTCATCCTAATCTTAAATCTAGAAATTAGAAAGTTATCAACACAG GTTATCAGGGTTAAGTGGTCACTCCATGCAAGAAATGAGATTGTCTTTGAGCTTCTTCAACATCTAAAAGGAAATGGAGCAAGAAACCTGTTAGAGGGAATAAAAAAGAGCACAAGAGAAATGATTGAGGAGCAAGAAGCTGTTCACGGCC GACAGAAGCCTTCGAGTAACCCATAA
- the LOC100814986 gene encoding protein FAR1-RELATED SEQUENCE 6, whose translation MEESSLCCEQLPDGECIEVVQKDKEDDTLIELDCQNGFPEGRKEFVAPAVGMEFESYDDAYNYYICYAKEVGFRVRVKNSWFKRNSREKYGAVLCCSSQGFKRIKVVNHLRKETRTGCPAMIRMRLVESQRWRVLEVTLEHNHMLGAKILRSVKKMGNGTKRKPLPCSEAEGQTVKLYRALVIDAGGNGNSNCGAIEDRTFSESSNKLNLRKGDTQAIYNFLCRMQLTIPNFFYLMDFNDDGHLRNAFWVDARSRASCGYFGDVIYFDNTYLSNKFEIPLVTFVGINHHGQSVLLGCGLLASETTESYLWLLRTWLKCMSGCSPQTIITDRCKALQSAIVEVFPKSHHCFGLSLIMKKVPEKLGGLHNYDAIRKALIKAVYETLKVIEFEAAWGFMIQRFGVSDHEWLRSLYEDRVRWAPVYLKDIFFAGMSAARPGESINPFFDRYVHKQTPLKEFLDKYELALHKKHKEESFSDIESRSSSPLLKTRCSFELQLSRMYTREMFMKFQLEVEEVYSCFGTTQLHVDGPIIIFLVKERVLIEGNRREIRDFEVLYSRTAGEVRCICSCFNFYGYLCRHALCVLNFNGVEEIPHKYILSRWKKDYKHPNHSSGGANDTDCTNDTDRIQWSNQLFRSALQVVEEGILSLDHYNVALQSLEESLSKVHDVERRQE comes from the coding sequence ATGGAAGAGTCCTCTCTCTGCTGCGAACAATTGCCAGATGGGGAATGCATTGAGGTGGTTCAGAAAGACAAAGAAGACGATACACTGATTGAATTGGACTGTCAAAATGGTTTTCCTGAAGGAAGAAAGGAGTTTGTTGCACCTGCTGTTGGAATGGAGTTTGAGTCGTACGACGACGCTTACAATTATTACATCTGCTATGCCAAGGAGGTGGGGTTTCGCGTGAGGGTGAAGAATTCGTGGTTCAAGCGGAACAGCCGGGAAAAATATGGTGCGGTGCTTTGCTGTAGCAGCCAGGGTTTCAAGAGAATAAAGGTCGTTAATCATTTGAGGAAAGAGACGAGAACTGGTTGTCCCGCGATGATAAGGATGAGGTTGGTGGAGTCTCAGAGGTGGAGGGTGCTTGAGGTTACGCTTGAACATAACCACATGTTAGGTGCTAAGATACTCAGGTCGGTTAAGAAGATGGGAAATGGAACAAAGAGGAAGCCGTTGCCTTGCTCTGAAGCTGAGGGGCAGACGGTTAAGTTATATCGTGCACTTGTGATAGATGCTGGAGGTAATGGAAATTCAAACTGCGGTGCAATTGAGGACAGAACTTTCTCTGAGTCTTCTAATAAGTTGAACCTTAGAAAAGGTGACACACAGGCCATTTATAATTTCCTCTGCCGGATGCAGTTGACTATTCCAAACTTCTTTTACTTGATGGATTTCAATGATGATGGCCATTTGAGGAATGCATTCTGGGTTGATGCTAGGTCCAGGGCTTCTTGTGGTTACTTTGGCgatgttatttattttgacaACACTTATTTgtcaaacaaatttgaaatcCCTCTCGTGACCTTTGTTGGAATAAATCACCATGGTCAATCAGTGTTATTAGGGTGTGGCCTGCTTGCAAGTGAAACTACAGAGTCTTATCTTTGGTTGTTAAGGACATGGCTTAAATGCATGTCAGGATGTTCTCCCCAAACTATTATTACTGATAGGTGCAAGGCTTTGCAGAGTGCAATTGTAGAGGTTTTTCCTAAATCTCATCATTGTTTTGGCTTGtcattaattatgaaaaaagtaCCTGAAAAATTAGGAGGGTTGCACAACTATGATGCAATCAGGAAAGCACTGATTAAAGCAGTTTATGAGACATTGAAAGTGATCGAGTTTGAAGCGGCATGGGGATTTATGATTCAACGTTTCGGAGTTAGTGATCACGAGTGGCTTCGTTCTCTATATGAAGATCGAGTTCGTTGGGCTCCAGTATATTTGAAGGACATATTTTTCGCTGGAATGTCTGCAGCTCGCCCTGGTGAGAGCATTAACCCTTTTTTTGATAGATATGTGCACAAACAGACTCCGCTGAAGGAGTTTCTTGATAAGTATGAATTAGCTCTTCACAAGAAGCACAAGGAAGAATCTTTTTCAGATATTGAATCAAGGAGCTCAAGCCCCTTGCTGAAAACCAGATGTTCCTTTGAATTGCAGCTCTCTAGAATGTACACAAGAGAAATGTTTATGAAATTCCAGTTAGAAGTGGAAGAGGTGTATTCTTGTTTTGGTACAACACAATTGCATGTGGATGGCCCCATCATAATTTTCTTGGTCAAGGAGCGTGTTTTGATTGAGGGAAACCGACGGGAGATTAGGGATTTTGAAGTTTTGTACAGTAGGACAGCAGGTGAAGTTCGTTGCATCTGTAGTTGCTTTAACTTTTATGGATATCTATGTAGGCATGCATTGTGTGTGCTCAATTTTAATGGGGTTGAAGAGATACCTCACAAATACATTCTTTCACGATGGAAGAAAGATTACAAGCATCCTAATCACAGCTCTGGTGGTGCTAATGATACTGACTGCACTAATGATACCGACCGCATTCAATGGTCTAATCAGTTATTTAGAAGTGCCTTACAAGTTGTGGAGGAGGGGATACTTTCTCTAGACCATTACAATGTAGCGTTACAATCTTTAGAAGAATCACTGAGTAAGGTTCATGATGTAGAACGGAGACAGGAGTAA
- the LOC100783978 gene encoding putative uncharacterized protein DDB_G0288537 isoform X3, which translates to MRSTPRSKTVTWTLTKLLVVSSHKIKDPTESRSRGSGTNNTSSRGGGRAGTDRNGGRGGANQFGSSDYGLQGKPVYKKENGAPTYGGSTSSAPSVLGNNANMRPASYSDSVVTEKTYAFSIGDGPSSSSQRAGVQSAWAGNTGQVSMADIVKMGRPQARPSMHNSSIQSGNHQNVFMPPAASDNNLHSSQGYASKVSETNTNQGHAISDNVPQNDEWPCIENQHDVRVYADVDAHANSECYANSSSFAEADWQQKTHLDEHGAEDGSVENADNAESASISAKSTSEDNTGAEDDVSSVAANIEQLNIQRDDQGTAQEDDNPSVVIPNHLQLHTPECMNLSFGSFGSANPLSGSGSFTSRPLKSNLEDTSGAADASTIENSDTRNPDYYGDEHLTTTTSDGNLVQGTGVSAGTYEHTSISQEALKPEPPEIAQENQYSFPSHSHGFNYENAQQPEVTFPVSQTSSQNQNLAPFSGVMQAHTNSLPSALLSSPVQTAREDIPYLPFPATQSMPTKYSDIASSIGGSTITMSEALRASGISAPQPNAQTLSGAGVATGPTHPQHLAMHPYSQPSLPLGHFANMISYPFLPQSYTYMPSAFQQTFAGNNTYPQSLAAVLPQYKNNVSASSLPQSAAIPPGYGFGSSTSIPGGNFSLNPPAAPTGTTIGYEDVINSQFKDNNHMMSLQQNENSPMWVQGPGSRTMSAVPPSNYYNLQGQNQQQPGGFRQRHQQQQQQQQQPPLQHFGPLGYPNFYQSQTGISLEQQPQNPREASLGGPQSQPSKQSQQIWQNSY; encoded by the exons ATGAGATCTACGCCACGCTCAAAGACTGTAACATGGACCCTAACGAAGCTGTTAGTCGTCTCCTCTCACAAg ATTAAGGACCCAACAGAATCCAGGTCTCGTGGGAGTGGGACAAACAACACATCCAGTCGTGGCGGTGGTAGGGCTGGCACAGATCGTAATGGTGGACGTGGTGGTGCCAACCAATTCGGCAGCAGTG ATTATGGTCTGCAGGGGAAGCCTGTATACAAGAAGGAAAATGGGGCACCCACTTATGGAGGGTCTACATCCTCTGCACCTAGTGTGCTGGGAAACAATGCGAACATGAGACCGGCATCCTACAG TGATTCTGTGGTTACTGAAAAAACATACGCATTCAGCATCGGTGATGGACCATCTTCATCATCACAACGTGCTGGAGTGCAATCTGCATGGGCAGGGAATACGGGCCAAGTATCAATGGCCGACATTGTCAAGATGGGTAGGCCACAGGCCAGGCCATCCATGCATAATTCTTCCATCCAGAGTGGTAATCATCAGAATGTCTTCATGCCTCCAGCAGCTTCAGATAACAACTTGCATTCATCGCAAGGTtatgcttccaaagtttcagaAACAAATACTAATCAAGGCCATGCCATTAGCGACAATGTTCCACAGAATGATGAATGGCCTTGTATTGAGAACCAACATGATGTTAGAGTATATGCAGATGTTGATGCCCATGCAAATTCTGAGTGCTATGCAAACTCGTCAAGCTTTGCTGAAGCTGATTGGCAGCAGAAAACTCACTTGGATGAACATGGAGCTGAAGATGGTTCCGTTGAGAATGCAGACAATGCTGAATCTGCTTCTATATCCGCTAAAAGTACTTCAGAGGATAACACAGGAG CTGAAGATGATGTTTCATCAGTTGCTGCAAACATAGAGCAGCTAAATATACAGAGAGATGATCAGGGGACAGCACAAGAAGATGACAATCCTTCTGTAGTAATTCCAAATCACCTACAACTCCATACTCCAGAATGCATGAATTTGAGCTTTGGAAGTTTTGGATCTGCAAACCCCCTTTCTGGATCTGGGTCATTTACATCTAGGCCTTTGAAAAGTAACTTGGAGGATACATCTGGTGCAGCGGATGCTTCAACAATTGAAAACTCAGACACTAG AAATCCTGACTATTATGGGGATGAGCATCTTACTACTACTACCTCAGATGGAAATTTAGTTCAAGGAACTGGTGTGAGTGCTGGGACCTATGAACATACTTCCATTTCACAAGAGGCTTTAAAACCCGAACCCCCTGAAATTGCTCAGGAAAATCAGTATTCATTTCCATCACATTCTCATggatttaattatgaaaatgcCCAACAGCCGGAGGTCACATTTCCTGTTTCACAGACCAGCTCACAGAATCAGAATCTTGCTCCCTTCTCTGGTGTAATG CAGGCACATACAAATTCTTTGCCCAGTGCTCTGTTGTCTTCACCAGTTCAAACAGCAAGAGAAGATATCCCATACTTACCCTTCCCTGCAACACAATCGATGCCTACAAAATATAGTGACATTGCTTCTTCAATTGGTGGTTCCACCATAACCATGTCAGAG GCTCTAAGAGCTAGCGGCATTTCTGCACCTCAACCTAATGCACAAACCCTGTCTGGTGCAGGTGTTGCCACTGGACCCACACATCCTCAGCACCTTGCTATGCATCCCTACTCCCAACCTAGTCTTCCTCTGGGACATTTTGCTAACATGATTAGCTATCCATTCTTGCCTCAGAGCTATACCTATATGCCATCAGCTTTTCAGCAGACTTTTGCTGGAAATAACACGTATCCCCAATCTCTGGCAGCAGTGCTTCCAcagtataaaaataatgtttctgCCAGCAGTTTGCCTCAGTCTGCTGCTATTCCTCCTGGATATGGCTTTGGCAGTTCAACAAGCATTCCTGGAggaaatttttctttgaatccGCCTGCTGCTCCTACTGGGACAACCATTGGATATGAGGATGTTATAAACTCCCAGTTTAAGGACAACAATCATATGATGTCACTACAGCAG AACGAGAATTCTCCCATGTGGGTTCAGGGCCCTGGCTCTCGAACAATGTCTGCAGTTCCTCCCAGCAACTATTATAACTTGCAGGGACAGAATCAACAACAACCAGGTGGATTTCGGCAAAggcatcagcagcagcagcagcagcagcagcagccgCCTTTACAGCATTTTGGACCCCTTGGGTACCCTAATTTCTACCAATCTCAGACTGGCATTTCTCTGGAACAGCAGCCACAAAATCCTCGGGAAGCATCCTTGGGTGGTCCGCAAAGCCAACCATCCAAGCAGTCCCAACAAATATGGCAAAACAGCTACTAA
- the LOC100783441 gene encoding uncharacterized protein isoform X1, which translates to MRLFRKSIFGAADEIELKFMNRRNHEDLNLFILILNLEIRKLSTQVIRVKWSLHARNEIVFELLQHLKGNGARNLLEGIKKSTREMIEEQEAVHGRLFTIQNFHLECFAFFFFTF; encoded by the exons ATGAG GTTATTCCGTAAATCTATATTTGGGGCAGCAGATGAGATTGAATTGAAGTTTATGAACAG GAGAAACCATGAAGATTTGAATCTTTTCATCCTAATCTTAAATCTAGAAATTAGAAAGTTATCAACACAG GTTATCAGGGTTAAGTGGTCACTCCATGCAAGAAATGAGATTGTCTTTGAGCTTCTTCAACATCTAAAAGGAAATGGAGCAAGAAACCTGTTAGAGGGAATAAAAAAGAGCACAAGAGAAATGATTGAGGAGCAAGAAGCTGTTCACGGCCGTCTGTTTACCATTCAGAACTTTCATTTAGAatgctttgctttttttttttttactttctga